A section of the Akkermansia muciniphila genome encodes:
- a CDS encoding ribonuclease R family protein — translation MNTSLKDRLIRHMEDGHYEPQSKSELARSLNVDSRQKQDFRALVDQLEEEGRLVRLQKGRYALKREPRNLVHGMIRILRSGKILFIPKKEDPAAAAMGWDLEAIPELELKPNHLGTALDGDRVAVRVERKASKARRNDRRDRFARPDTGMKARVEEVTERARSRWLGVFRAGKNKLGRVLGDGIGSPEYIELVEKPAMEVLPGQLVSVEPVSRGEEKKAPRGKIVEVLGYPDDPHVDMESVIRKYDLPVEFPAAVLRELENLPKDPSSGELARREDWTDRTVITIDPASAKDFDDAISIKATPQGWTLAVHIADVSHFVKPGSALDEEALRRGNSTYLPDRVLPMLPPRLSDDLCSLRPDVVRLTKVCEMKFDKKGKLLGSRFADAYIRSKARLTYQEAFTMMKGHDKGEIPSMVREAWKLASILRRNRYAKGALDLDFPEVRAVMDKDGRVTDIITEEYDESHQLIEECMLAANGAVALTLKNKNRPTIYRVHEEPDSAKLFEFGQLCKLYGHPVHDISQRQYLNELMKSIKGSPDEQLLKLALLKSLMRARYDTEPLGHYGLATPNYCHFTSPIRRYADLVVHRSLDPLLANPPKGAKGPGSVSRLEEDAEHISETERTSASAEKDANRMKLFEWLEGQCFADHPEVHEALITEARHFGVMLEIPRLQIKGLIKPDQLPGGRWVYEAFANRWKNDHGSVLCAGLRVPVIPVKVDRDQQWADFTIASRGERGKPEKTAASGKRENRSTGHKRRPRQARKGDAAETRRKGH, via the coding sequence ATGAATACCTCCCTGAAAGACCGCCTGATCCGTCACATGGAAGACGGACATTACGAACCCCAGAGCAAGTCTGAGCTGGCACGCTCCCTGAATGTAGATTCCCGGCAGAAACAGGACTTCCGCGCCCTGGTGGACCAGTTGGAAGAGGAAGGCAGGCTTGTGCGCCTGCAAAAAGGAAGGTACGCCCTGAAGCGGGAACCCCGGAACCTGGTGCACGGCATGATCCGCATCCTGCGTTCCGGGAAGATTCTTTTTATCCCCAAAAAGGAAGACCCCGCCGCCGCGGCCATGGGCTGGGACCTGGAGGCCATTCCGGAACTGGAACTGAAGCCCAACCATCTGGGAACCGCCCTGGACGGGGACCGGGTAGCCGTGCGTGTGGAACGCAAGGCGTCCAAGGCACGCCGGAACGACCGCCGGGACCGCTTTGCCAGGCCGGATACGGGCATGAAAGCCCGCGTGGAGGAAGTGACGGAACGCGCCCGCTCACGCTGGCTGGGGGTTTTCCGCGCCGGAAAGAATAAATTGGGCCGCGTGCTGGGGGACGGCATTGGCTCCCCGGAATATATTGAACTGGTGGAAAAACCCGCCATGGAGGTGCTCCCGGGCCAACTGGTTTCCGTGGAGCCTGTGTCCCGCGGAGAAGAAAAGAAGGCCCCGCGCGGAAAAATCGTGGAGGTGCTCGGTTACCCGGATGATCCCCATGTGGACATGGAATCCGTCATCAGGAAGTATGACCTGCCTGTGGAATTCCCCGCCGCCGTCCTCCGGGAACTGGAAAACCTCCCCAAAGACCCTTCTTCCGGGGAACTTGCCCGCCGGGAGGACTGGACGGACCGCACCGTCATCACCATTGACCCCGCGAGCGCCAAGGATTTTGATGACGCCATTTCCATCAAGGCCACTCCGCAGGGCTGGACGCTGGCCGTCCATATTGCGGATGTCTCCCACTTCGTGAAGCCCGGCAGCGCGCTGGATGAAGAAGCCCTGCGCCGCGGCAATTCCACTTACCTGCCGGACCGCGTTCTCCCCATGCTGCCTCCCCGCCTTTCCGACGATTTGTGCAGCCTGCGCCCGGACGTCGTCCGCCTGACGAAGGTGTGTGAAATGAAGTTTGATAAAAAGGGCAAGCTGCTCGGCTCCCGTTTTGCGGACGCCTACATCCGCAGCAAGGCGCGCCTGACCTACCAGGAGGCCTTCACCATGATGAAGGGGCATGACAAGGGGGAAATTCCCTCCATGGTCCGGGAAGCCTGGAAGCTCGCCTCCATCCTGCGCCGCAACCGTTATGCCAAGGGAGCCCTGGACCTGGACTTTCCGGAAGTGCGCGCCGTCATGGACAAGGACGGCCGCGTGACGGACATCATCACGGAAGAGTATGACGAGAGCCACCAGCTTATTGAAGAATGCATGCTGGCGGCCAATGGGGCCGTGGCCCTGACGCTGAAGAACAAGAACCGCCCCACCATCTACCGCGTCCATGAAGAGCCGGACTCCGCCAAGCTGTTCGAGTTCGGCCAGCTATGCAAACTATACGGGCACCCCGTCCATGACATCAGCCAGCGGCAGTACCTGAATGAACTGATGAAATCCATCAAGGGTTCTCCGGACGAACAGCTCCTCAAGCTGGCCCTGCTGAAAAGCCTGATGCGGGCCAGGTACGATACGGAGCCCCTGGGCCATTACGGCCTGGCTACCCCCAATTACTGCCATTTCACCAGCCCCATCCGCCGTTATGCGGACCTGGTGGTGCACCGTTCCCTGGATCCCCTGCTGGCCAATCCCCCCAAGGGCGCCAAAGGCCCCGGCAGCGTGAGCAGGCTGGAGGAAGATGCAGAGCACATTTCCGAGACGGAGCGCACCTCAGCCAGTGCGGAAAAGGACGCCAACCGGATGAAACTCTTTGAATGGCTGGAAGGCCAGTGCTTCGCGGACCATCCGGAAGTGCACGAGGCCCTGATTACGGAAGCGCGCCACTTCGGCGTGATGCTGGAAATCCCCCGCCTCCAGATCAAGGGACTGATCAAGCCCGACCAGCTTCCCGGCGGCCGCTGGGTGTATGAGGCCTTTGCCAACCGCTGGAAGAATGATCACGGTTCCGTGCTGTGCGCGGGGCTGCGCGTTCCCGTCATCCCCGTGAAAGTGGACCGGGACCAGCAGTGGGCTGATTTCACCATCGCCTCCCGCGGTGAACGAGGGAAGCCGGAAAAGACGGCCGCCTCAGGCAAAAGGGAAAACCGCTCCACCGGGCACAAGCGCCGCCCCCGCCAGGCGCGCAAGGGAGACGCAGCGGAAACGCGCCGGAAAGGTCACTAA
- a CDS encoding U32 family peptidase, translating into MTPDDDITLSSLRPGDLRPELLSPAGDMECARAAVANGADAIYFGLDRFNARLRADNFTLDSLPELMRFLHAHGVKGYVTMNTLIFTSELKDALDYLGHLNAAGVDGVIVQDIGLARCLTEWGRQDAAMKLELHASTQMTLTSPAGLDFASGFLDLKQAVLARELSLKEIGECTRHTDIPLEVFVHGALCVAYSGQCLTSESLGQRSANRGECAQACRLPYTLIVNGKQVPLGEKRYLLSPQDLCAIDRIPDLVRLGVKSYKIEGRLKSPEYVAAVTAAYRKALDAACAGLPVDGMVTARDRYALEMVFSRGFSTGWLDGTDHPRLTHGRHGKKRGAYAGVIVDSGQGWLDIRPEGEVPLAPGDGFVIDAGEDRNEEQGGRIWKVQRNRLFFHGKASRIDWNRVKPGQKLWKTDDPALNAELKKMREHLPEAATPLHLTCTGAAGEPLTVSCPEYGCSVQSAQPLQTAEKRPLTPETLEQQLGRLGGTGFRLASCECRLPQGLMLPLSVLNQTRRALVERIQAVRQEKAASAPPPRLPAPFALPALPTGTAAPDTSPLLSVLCRRVEQIPAALDSGADAVYLDFEDIRDYAAGVEAVRKNEKDAPVFLATPRIQKPSETGYFKLMERAEPDGVLIRNLGAAQYFRYSPLRRIGDFPLNVANPYSAAILKEQGNLECLTISYDLNAGQVADLLRSAPPEWFELTLHQHMPMFHMEHCVFCTFLSGGTSYKNCGRPCEQYRVQLRDRVGQLHPLLADAGCRNTLFNGRAQTGAGFFRDFRRLGLSRFRVELLDDSPDKTRLLVSCYRGLLDGSCTAARLIRELDVAEQLGTTEGTLRPR; encoded by the coding sequence GTGACTCCTGACGACGACATCACCCTTTCCTCCCTCCGGCCCGGAGACCTGCGCCCGGAATTGCTCTCCCCCGCCGGGGACATGGAGTGCGCCCGCGCCGCCGTAGCCAATGGCGCGGACGCCATCTATTTTGGCCTGGACCGCTTCAACGCGCGCCTGCGCGCCGACAATTTCACGCTGGATTCCCTTCCGGAGCTGATGCGCTTCCTCCACGCTCACGGCGTGAAGGGGTACGTGACGATGAACACGCTCATCTTCACCTCGGAACTGAAGGACGCCCTGGATTACCTGGGCCACCTGAATGCCGCCGGAGTGGACGGCGTCATTGTGCAGGACATCGGGCTGGCACGCTGCCTGACGGAATGGGGCAGGCAGGATGCCGCCATGAAGCTGGAGCTGCACGCCTCCACCCAGATGACGCTCACCTCCCCCGCCGGGCTGGACTTCGCCTCCGGCTTTCTGGACCTGAAACAGGCCGTGCTGGCGCGGGAGTTGAGCCTGAAGGAGATTGGGGAATGCACGCGCCATACGGACATCCCTCTTGAGGTGTTTGTGCACGGGGCGCTCTGTGTGGCCTACTCCGGCCAGTGCCTCACGTCGGAAAGCCTGGGCCAGCGCAGCGCCAACCGGGGGGAATGCGCGCAGGCCTGCCGCCTGCCGTATACCCTGATTGTGAACGGAAAGCAGGTCCCTCTGGGGGAAAAGCGCTACCTGCTCAGCCCGCAGGACCTGTGCGCCATTGACCGCATTCCGGACCTGGTCCGCCTGGGCGTGAAGAGTTACAAGATAGAGGGACGCCTGAAAAGCCCGGAATATGTTGCCGCGGTGACAGCGGCCTACAGGAAGGCCCTGGATGCCGCCTGCGCCGGATTGCCCGTGGACGGCATGGTTACCGCACGGGACCGCTATGCACTGGAAATGGTATTTTCACGCGGCTTTTCCACAGGCTGGCTGGACGGCACGGACCACCCGCGCCTGACCCATGGACGCCACGGCAAAAAGCGCGGCGCTTATGCGGGCGTCATTGTGGATAGCGGCCAGGGCTGGCTGGACATCAGGCCGGAAGGAGAGGTGCCGCTCGCGCCCGGAGACGGCTTTGTCATTGATGCAGGGGAAGACCGGAATGAAGAACAGGGGGGCCGCATCTGGAAGGTGCAGAGAAACCGCCTTTTCTTCCACGGAAAAGCTTCCCGCATTGACTGGAACCGGGTAAAGCCGGGGCAGAAGCTCTGGAAAACGGATGATCCGGCCCTGAATGCAGAGCTGAAGAAGATGCGGGAGCACCTGCCGGAAGCGGCCACCCCCCTTCATTTGACCTGCACGGGAGCCGCCGGAGAACCCCTTACGGTTTCATGCCCGGAATACGGGTGTTCCGTGCAGTCCGCCCAGCCCCTTCAAACGGCGGAGAAACGCCCGCTGACTCCTGAAACGCTGGAGCAGCAGCTCGGCAGGCTGGGGGGCACGGGGTTCCGCCTGGCTTCCTGTGAATGCCGCCTGCCGCAGGGGCTGATGCTCCCGCTGAGCGTTCTCAACCAGACGCGCCGCGCGCTGGTGGAACGGATTCAGGCCGTCCGGCAGGAGAAGGCGGCATCCGCTCCCCCTCCCCGCCTTCCGGCGCCGTTCGCCCTTCCCGCGCTCCCGACGGGAACCGCCGCTCCGGATACGTCCCCGCTCCTGTCCGTGCTGTGCCGCAGAGTGGAACAGATACCCGCCGCGCTGGATTCCGGCGCGGACGCCGTGTACCTGGACTTTGAAGACATCCGGGATTATGCGGCAGGGGTGGAAGCCGTGCGGAAAAATGAAAAGGACGCTCCCGTTTTCCTGGCGACGCCCCGCATCCAGAAACCGTCGGAAACAGGCTATTTCAAGCTCATGGAACGGGCGGAGCCGGACGGCGTCCTCATCCGCAACCTGGGCGCGGCCCAGTACTTCCGCTATTCCCCCCTGCGCCGCATCGGAGACTTTCCCCTGAACGTCGCCAATCCTTACAGCGCGGCCATCCTGAAGGAACAGGGGAATCTGGAATGCCTCACCATCTCCTATGACCTGAATGCCGGGCAGGTGGCGGACTTGCTCCGCAGCGCCCCGCCGGAATGGTTTGAGCTGACCCTGCACCAGCATATGCCCATGTTCCACATGGAGCATTGCGTATTCTGCACCTTCCTTTCCGGCGGCACTAGTTATAAGAATTGCGGCCGCCCCTGCGAGCAATACCGGGTGCAGCTGCGGGACCGCGTGGGGCAGCTCCATCCCCTGCTGGCGGATGCAGGCTGCCGGAATACGCTGTTCAACGGACGCGCCCAGACGGGAGCCGGCTTTTTCCGGGACTTCCGCCGCCTGGGCCTTTCCCGCTTCCGCGTGGAGCTGCTGGATGATTCCCCGGACAAGACGCGCCTGCTGGTTTCCTGCTACCGGGGGCTTCTGGACGGCTCCTGCACGGCGGCGCGGCTCATCCGGGAACTGGACGTTGCGGAACAGCTGGGTACTACGGAAGGCACGCTCCGGCCCAGATGA